Proteins from one Monodelphis domestica isolate mMonDom1 chromosome 6, mMonDom1.pri, whole genome shotgun sequence genomic window:
- the DGKZ gene encoding diacylglycerol kinase zeta isoform X6: MEPPDSCGSGAGAEARSSGSDSASASASSSGSEGARGPEPDKAPRRLSKRRFPGLRLFGHRKAIAKSGLQHLVPPNPSPGAPCGEPERQIRSTVDWSETAAYGEHIWFETNVSGDFCYVGEQYCVAKMLKSVSRRKCAACKIVVHMPCIEQLDKINFRCKPSFRESGSRNVREPTFVRHHWVHRRRQDGKCRHCGKGFQQKFTFHSKEIVAISCSWCKQAYHNKVSCFMIQQIEEPCSLGAHAAVVIPPTWILRARRPQNPLKVSKKKKRTSFKRKSSKKGPEEGRWKPFIIKPTPSPLMKPLLVFVNPKSGGNQGSKIIQSFLWYLNPRQVFDLSQGGPKEALELYRRVPNLRILACGGDGTVGWILSTLDQLRLKPSPPVAILPLGTGNDLARTLNWGGGYTDEPVSKILSHVEEGNVVQLDRWDLRAEPNPEAGPDERDEGATDRLPLDVFNNYFSLGFDAHVTLEFHESREANPEKFNSRFRNKMFYAGTAFSDFLMGSSKDLAKHIRVVCDGTDLTPKIQDLKPQCIVFLNIPRYCAGTMPWGHPGEHHDFEPQRHDDGYLEVIGFTMTSLAALQVGGHGERLTQCREVVLTTAKAIPVQVDGEPCKLSASCIRIALRNQATMVQKAKRRSSVPLRSEYGLGPAPNPRPLPLAPAPPAAHSPLSLTSGPSCPSQQPVPEQLRIQLRRVSMHDYEALHYDKDKLKEASVPLGTVVVPGDSDLELCRTHIERLQQGEANGAGAKASSGPALSSKWCFLDATTANRFYRIDRAQEHLNYVTEIAQDELYVLDPELLGTPARPDLEAPQTPGPPSPPPSSPRPRPERGDALPPKGEGLIEAAESNDFCKFQELHRAGGDLMLRDARGRTLLHLAVGAGSKEIVRYLLDHAPTEILDAVEENGETSLHQAAALRQRTICHYIVEAGASLMKTDLQGDTPRQRAEKAQDTELAAYLENRQHYQMIQREDQETAV; encoded by the exons ATGGAGCCCCCAGACAGCTGTGGATCCGGAGCGGGAGCCGAGGCCCGGAGCAGCGGCTCGGACTCGGCCTCGGCCTCGGCCTCGTCCAGCGGCTCGGAGGGGGCCCGCGGCCCCGAGCCCGACAAGGCGCCGCGGCGCCTCAGCAAGAGGCGCTTCCCTGGGCTGCGGCTCTTCGGCCACAG GAAAGCCATCGCCAAGTCGGGTCTTCAGCATCTGGTGCCCCCAAACCCGAGCCCTGGAGCCCCATGTGGCGAGCCTGAAAGGCAGATTCGAAGCACTGTGGACTGGAGC GAAACGGCCGCCTACGGGGAGCACATCTGGTTCGAGACCAATGTGTCTGGAGACTTCTGCTATGTCGGGGAGCAGTACTGTGTGGCCAAGATGCTG AAATCCGTGTCTCGACGCAAGTGTGCCGCCTGCAAGATTGTCGTGCACATGCCTTGTATCGAGCAGCTGGACAAG ATTAACTTCCGCTGTAAGCCGTCCTTCAGGGAATCAGGGTCGAGGAATGTGCGGGAG CCAACTTTCGTTCGTCATCACTGGGTGCATCGGCGGCGGCAAGATGGCAAGTGCCGGCACTGTGGGAAG GGCTTCCAGCAGAAGTTCACCTTCCACAGTAAAGAGATCGTGGCCATCAGCTGCTCGTGGTGTAAGCAGGCG TACCACAATAAGGTGTCCTGCTTCATGATCCAGCAGATCGAGGAGCCCTGCTCCCTGGGGGCGCACGCCGCCGTGGTCATCCCCCCGACCTGGATCCTCCGGGCCCGCCGCCCCCAG AACCCCCTGAAGGTCagcaaaaagaagaagaggaCGTCCTTCAAGAGGAAGTCCAGCAAGAAGGGGCCCGAG GAGGGCCGCTGGAAGCCGTTCATCATCAAGCCTACCCCGTCCCCCCTCATGAAGCCCCTGCTGGTGTTTGTGAATCCCAAGAGCGGAGGCAATCAG GGCTCTAAGATCATTCAGTCCTTCCTCTGGTATCTCAACCCACGGCAAGTCTTTGACCTGAGCCAGGGCGGCCCCAAGGAGGC GCTGGAGCTGTACCGGAGAGTGCCCAACCTTCGGATCCTGGCGTGCGGGGGCGACGGCACG GTCGGCTGGATCCTCTCCACCCTGGACCAACTGCGCCTGAAGCCATCGCCGCCTGTTGCCATTCTGCCCCTGGGCACCGGCAACGATCTCGCCCGGACCCTCAACTGGGGCGGA GGCTACACGGATGAGCCGGTGTCCAAGATCCTTTCCCACGTGGAGGAGGGAAACGTGGTGCAGCTGGACCGCTGGGACCTGAGAGCGGAGCCCAATCCCGAGGCCGGGCCTGACGAGCGGGACGAGGGCGCGACCGACAGG CTGCCCCTGGACGTCTTCAACAACTACTTCAGCCTCGGCTTTGATGCCCACGTCACCCTGGAGTTCCACGAGTCTCGAG AGGCCAATCCAGAAAAGTTCAACAGCCGCTTTCGGAACAAGATGTTCTATGCCGGG ACAGCGTTCTCCGACTTCCTGATGGGCAGCTCCAAAGACTTGGCCAAGCATATCCGGGTGGTG TGCGACGGCACAGACCTGACCCCCAAGATCCAGGACCTGAAGCCCCAGTGCATCGTCTTCCTCAACATCCCCAG GTATTGTGCGGGCACCATGCCCTGGGGCCACCCCGGGGAGCACCACGACTTTGAGCCGCAGAGGCACGATGACGGCTACCTCGAGGTCATCGGCTTCACCATGACGTCGCTG GCTGCGCTCCAGGTGGGCGGCCACGGGGAGCGCCTGACTCAGTGCCGGGAGGTGGTGCTCACGACGGCCAAGGCCATCCCGGTGCAGGTGGATGGGGAGCCCTGCAAGCTGTCTGCTTCGTGCATCCGCATCGCCCTGCGCAATCAGGCCACCATGGTGCAGAAGGCCAAACGGAGGAGCTCCGTCCCCCTGCGCAGCGAGTACGGCCTGGGCCCTGCCCCGAACCCCCGACCTCTGCCCCTGGCCCCGGCTCCCCCTGCCGCCCACTCGCCCCTTTCCCTGACCTCCGGCCCTTCCTGCCCCAGTCAGCAGCCCGTCCCCGAGCAGCTTCGGATCCAGCTTCGCCGGGTCAGCATGCACGACTACGAGGCCCTGCACTACGACAAGGACAAGCTCAAGGAGGCCT CCGTGCCACTGGGCACCGTGGTGGTGCCAGGGGACAGCGACCTGGAGCTCTGCCGGACCCACATCGAGAGGCTGCAGCAGGGG GAAGCCAACGGAGCAGGAGCCAAGGCTTCATCAGGCCCCGCACTGTCATCCAAGTGGTGTTTCCTGGATG CAACCACGGCCAACCGATTCTACCGGATCGACCGGGCCCAA GAACACCTCAACTATGTGACGGAGATTGCTCAGGATGAACTCTATGTCTTGGACCCAGAGCTGCTGGGCACACCTGCCAGGCCAGACCTTGAGGCCCCCCAAACCCCCGGCCCCCCATCTCCACCACCCTCTTCCCCCAGGCCCAG GCCAGAGCGAGGGGATGCTCTGCCCCCAAAAG GGGAAGGCTTGATAGAAGCTGCTGAGAGCAACGACTTCTGCAAG TTCCAGGAGCTGCACAGGGCAGGGGGGGACCTCATGCTCCGGGACGCGCGGGGCCGCACGCTCTTGCACCTGGCAGTGGGAGCTGGGAGCAAGGAGATCGTCCGCTACCTCCTGGACCATG CCCCCACAGAAATCCTGGACGCTGTGGAGGAGAA CGGGGAGACGTCCCTCCATCAGGCAGCCGCCCTGCGCCAGCGCACCATCTGCCACTACATCGTGGAGGCCGGAGCCTCACTCATGAAGACTGACCTGCAG GGTGACACGCCGAGGCAGCGGGCAGAGAAGGCCCAGGACACGGAGCTGGCCGCCTACCTAGAGAACCGCCAGCACTACCAGATGATCCAGAGGGAGGATCAGGAGACGGCCGTGTAG
- the DGKZ gene encoding diacylglycerol kinase zeta isoform X1 → METFFRRHFRRKGPGAGLSGQRRGSGVALPTGKVRRRSPAGQPSSSLAQQRRSSSQLQGCLLSCGVRASRRRSSTVPPSHNPQLTVVPVPPPRLAQTASETHLLGTPVLLSDLLGRNEEREEETGLPGLRTPQAGGPQPPSSRPRLRVPRCLRRRRNSSHLLPADGMYERTIWGLHGYYRRLSQYRPSGQHLVTGSRKASGASASPLLLAHLRPLSRRRQVALKRKSAGPEAWSSRLSKAIAKSGLQHLVPPNPSPGAPCGEPERQIRSTVDWSETAAYGEHIWFETNVSGDFCYVGEQYCVAKMLKSVSRRKCAACKIVVHMPCIEQLDKINFRCKPSFRESGSRNVREPTFVRHHWVHRRRQDGKCRHCGKGFQQKFTFHSKEIVAISCSWCKQAYHNKVSCFMIQQIEEPCSLGAHAAVVIPPTWILRARRPQNPLKVSKKKKRTSFKRKSSKKGPEEGRWKPFIIKPTPSPLMKPLLVFVNPKSGGNQGSKIIQSFLWYLNPRQVFDLSQGGPKEALELYRRVPNLRILACGGDGTVGWILSTLDQLRLKPSPPVAILPLGTGNDLARTLNWGGGYTDEPVSKILSHVEEGNVVQLDRWDLRAEPNPEAGPDERDEGATDRLPLDVFNNYFSLGFDAHVTLEFHESREANPEKFNSRFRNKMFYAGTAFSDFLMGSSKDLAKHIRVVCDGTDLTPKIQDLKPQCIVFLNIPRYCAGTMPWGHPGEHHDFEPQRHDDGYLEVIGFTMTSLAALQVGGHGERLTQCREVVLTTAKAIPVQVDGEPCKLSASCIRIALRNQATMVQKAKRRSSVPLRSEYGLGPAPNPRPLPLAPAPPAAHSPLSLTSGPSCPSQQPVPEQLRIQLRRVSMHDYEALHYDKDKLKEASVPLGTVVVPGDSDLELCRTHIERLQQGEANGAGAKASSGPALSSKWCFLDATTANRFYRIDRAQEHLNYVTEIAQDELYVLDPELLGTPARPDLEAPQTPGPPSPPPSSPRPRPERGDALPPKGEGLIEAAESNDFCKFQELHRAGGDLMLRDARGRTLLHLAVGAGSKEIVRYLLDHAPTEILDAVEENGETSLHQAAALRQRTICHYIVEAGASLMKTDLQGDTPRQRAEKAQDTELAAYLENRQHYQMIQREDQETAV, encoded by the exons ATGGAGACTTTCTTTAGGAGACACTTCAGGAGGAAGGGGCCAGGGGCAGGCCTCAGTGGGCAGCGGAGGGGGAGCGGGGTGGCCCTCCCCACGGGCAAGGTCCGACGTCGATCCCCAGCCGGCCAGCCTTCCTCCTCTCTGGCCCAGCAGCGAAGGTCCAGTTCGCAGCTCCAGGGCTGCCTCCTTAGCTGTGGGGTGAGGGCCTCCCGTCGCCGCTCCAGCACGGTACCGCCCAGCCACAACCCCCAACTGACTGTGGTGCCGGTCCCACCCCCGAGACTGGCCCAGACTGCTAGTGAAACGCACCTCCTGGGGACCCCCGTGCTCCTCTCTGACCTCCTGGGGAGGAacgaagaaagggaggaagagacgGGGCTTCCCGGCCTAAGGACCCCTCAGGCGGGTGGCCCTCAGCCCCCGAGCAGCAGGCCCCGGCTCCGTGTGCCCCGATGTCTGCGTCGCCGCCGAAATTCTTCCCACCTGCTCCCCGCCGACGGCATGTACGAGCGGACCATCTGGGGCCTACACGGTTACTACCGACGTCTCAGCCAGTACCGGCCCTCGGGGCAGCACCTTGTCACCGGCTCCCGAAAGGCCTCGGGCGCCTCTGCCAGCCCGCTGCTGCTGGCCCACCTGCGCCCCCTGTCCCGTAGGCGCCAAGTGGCCCTGAAACGCAAGTCAGCCGGACCAGAGGCCTGGAGTTCTCGGCTCTC GAAAGCCATCGCCAAGTCGGGTCTTCAGCATCTGGTGCCCCCAAACCCGAGCCCTGGAGCCCCATGTGGCGAGCCTGAAAGGCAGATTCGAAGCACTGTGGACTGGAGC GAAACGGCCGCCTACGGGGAGCACATCTGGTTCGAGACCAATGTGTCTGGAGACTTCTGCTATGTCGGGGAGCAGTACTGTGTGGCCAAGATGCTG AAATCCGTGTCTCGACGCAAGTGTGCCGCCTGCAAGATTGTCGTGCACATGCCTTGTATCGAGCAGCTGGACAAG ATTAACTTCCGCTGTAAGCCGTCCTTCAGGGAATCAGGGTCGAGGAATGTGCGGGAG CCAACTTTCGTTCGTCATCACTGGGTGCATCGGCGGCGGCAAGATGGCAAGTGCCGGCACTGTGGGAAG GGCTTCCAGCAGAAGTTCACCTTCCACAGTAAAGAGATCGTGGCCATCAGCTGCTCGTGGTGTAAGCAGGCG TACCACAATAAGGTGTCCTGCTTCATGATCCAGCAGATCGAGGAGCCCTGCTCCCTGGGGGCGCACGCCGCCGTGGTCATCCCCCCGACCTGGATCCTCCGGGCCCGCCGCCCCCAG AACCCCCTGAAGGTCagcaaaaagaagaagaggaCGTCCTTCAAGAGGAAGTCCAGCAAGAAGGGGCCCGAG GAGGGCCGCTGGAAGCCGTTCATCATCAAGCCTACCCCGTCCCCCCTCATGAAGCCCCTGCTGGTGTTTGTGAATCCCAAGAGCGGAGGCAATCAG GGCTCTAAGATCATTCAGTCCTTCCTCTGGTATCTCAACCCACGGCAAGTCTTTGACCTGAGCCAGGGCGGCCCCAAGGAGGC GCTGGAGCTGTACCGGAGAGTGCCCAACCTTCGGATCCTGGCGTGCGGGGGCGACGGCACG GTCGGCTGGATCCTCTCCACCCTGGACCAACTGCGCCTGAAGCCATCGCCGCCTGTTGCCATTCTGCCCCTGGGCACCGGCAACGATCTCGCCCGGACCCTCAACTGGGGCGGA GGCTACACGGATGAGCCGGTGTCCAAGATCCTTTCCCACGTGGAGGAGGGAAACGTGGTGCAGCTGGACCGCTGGGACCTGAGAGCGGAGCCCAATCCCGAGGCCGGGCCTGACGAGCGGGACGAGGGCGCGACCGACAGG CTGCCCCTGGACGTCTTCAACAACTACTTCAGCCTCGGCTTTGATGCCCACGTCACCCTGGAGTTCCACGAGTCTCGAG AGGCCAATCCAGAAAAGTTCAACAGCCGCTTTCGGAACAAGATGTTCTATGCCGGG ACAGCGTTCTCCGACTTCCTGATGGGCAGCTCCAAAGACTTGGCCAAGCATATCCGGGTGGTG TGCGACGGCACAGACCTGACCCCCAAGATCCAGGACCTGAAGCCCCAGTGCATCGTCTTCCTCAACATCCCCAG GTATTGTGCGGGCACCATGCCCTGGGGCCACCCCGGGGAGCACCACGACTTTGAGCCGCAGAGGCACGATGACGGCTACCTCGAGGTCATCGGCTTCACCATGACGTCGCTG GCTGCGCTCCAGGTGGGCGGCCACGGGGAGCGCCTGACTCAGTGCCGGGAGGTGGTGCTCACGACGGCCAAGGCCATCCCGGTGCAGGTGGATGGGGAGCCCTGCAAGCTGTCTGCTTCGTGCATCCGCATCGCCCTGCGCAATCAGGCCACCATGGTGCAGAAGGCCAAACGGAGGAGCTCCGTCCCCCTGCGCAGCGAGTACGGCCTGGGCCCTGCCCCGAACCCCCGACCTCTGCCCCTGGCCCCGGCTCCCCCTGCCGCCCACTCGCCCCTTTCCCTGACCTCCGGCCCTTCCTGCCCCAGTCAGCAGCCCGTCCCCGAGCAGCTTCGGATCCAGCTTCGCCGGGTCAGCATGCACGACTACGAGGCCCTGCACTACGACAAGGACAAGCTCAAGGAGGCCT CCGTGCCACTGGGCACCGTGGTGGTGCCAGGGGACAGCGACCTGGAGCTCTGCCGGACCCACATCGAGAGGCTGCAGCAGGGG GAAGCCAACGGAGCAGGAGCCAAGGCTTCATCAGGCCCCGCACTGTCATCCAAGTGGTGTTTCCTGGATG CAACCACGGCCAACCGATTCTACCGGATCGACCGGGCCCAA GAACACCTCAACTATGTGACGGAGATTGCTCAGGATGAACTCTATGTCTTGGACCCAGAGCTGCTGGGCACACCTGCCAGGCCAGACCTTGAGGCCCCCCAAACCCCCGGCCCCCCATCTCCACCACCCTCTTCCCCCAGGCCCAG GCCAGAGCGAGGGGATGCTCTGCCCCCAAAAG GGGAAGGCTTGATAGAAGCTGCTGAGAGCAACGACTTCTGCAAG TTCCAGGAGCTGCACAGGGCAGGGGGGGACCTCATGCTCCGGGACGCGCGGGGCCGCACGCTCTTGCACCTGGCAGTGGGAGCTGGGAGCAAGGAGATCGTCCGCTACCTCCTGGACCATG CCCCCACAGAAATCCTGGACGCTGTGGAGGAGAA CGGGGAGACGTCCCTCCATCAGGCAGCCGCCCTGCGCCAGCGCACCATCTGCCACTACATCGTGGAGGCCGGAGCCTCACTCATGAAGACTGACCTGCAG GGTGACACGCCGAGGCAGCGGGCAGAGAAGGCCCAGGACACGGAGCTGGCCGCCTACCTAGAGAACCGCCAGCACTACCAGATGATCCAGAGGGAGGATCAGGAGACGGCCGTGTAG
- the DGKZ gene encoding diacylglycerol kinase zeta isoform X2, translating into METFFRRHFRRKGPGAGLSGQRRGSGVALPTGKVRRRSPAGQPSSSLAQQRRSSSQLQGCLLSCGVRASRRRSSTVPPSHNPQLTVVPVPPPRLAQTASETHLLGTPVLLSDLLGRNEEREEETGLPGLRTPQAGGPQPPSSRPRLRVPRCLRRRRNSSHLLPADGMYERTIWGLHGYYRRLSQYRPSGQHLVTGSRKASGASASPLLLAHLRPLSRRRQVALKRKSAGPEAWSSRLSKAIAKSGLQHLVPPNPSPGAPCGEPERQIRSTVDWSETAAYGEHIWFETNVSGDFCYVGEQYCVAKMLKSVSRRKCAACKIVVHMPCIEQLDKINFRCKPSFRESGSRNVREPTFVRHHWVHRRRQDGKCRHCGKGFQQKFTFHSKEIVAISCSWCKQAYHNKVSCFMIQQIEEPCSLGAHAAVVIPPTWILRARRPQNPLKVSKKKKRTSFKRKSSKKGPEEGRWKPFIIKPTPSPLMKPLLVFVNPKSGGNQGSKIIQSFLWYLNPRQVFDLSQGGPKEALELYRRVPNLRILACGGDGTVGWILSTLDQLRLKPSPPVAILPLGTGNDLARTLNWGGGYTDEPVSKILSHVEEGNVVQLDRWDLRAEPNPEAGPDERDEGATDRLPLDVFNNYFSLGFDAHVTLEFHESREANPEKFNSRFRNKMFYAGTAFSDFLMGSSKDLAKHIRVVCDGTDLTPKIQDLKPQCIVFLNIPRYCAGTMPWGHPGEHHDFEPQRHDDGYLEVIGFTMTSLAALQVGGHGERLTQCREVVLTTAKAIPVQVDGEPCKLSASCIRIALRNQATMVQKAKRRSSVPLRSDQQPVPEQLRIQLRRVSMHDYEALHYDKDKLKEASVPLGTVVVPGDSDLELCRTHIERLQQGEANGAGAKASSGPALSSKWCFLDATTANRFYRIDRAQEHLNYVTEIAQDELYVLDPELLGTPARPDLEAPQTPGPPSPPPSSPRPRPERGDALPPKGEGLIEAAESNDFCKFQELHRAGGDLMLRDARGRTLLHLAVGAGSKEIVRYLLDHAPTEILDAVEENGETSLHQAAALRQRTICHYIVEAGASLMKTDLQGDTPRQRAEKAQDTELAAYLENRQHYQMIQREDQETAV; encoded by the exons ATGGAGACTTTCTTTAGGAGACACTTCAGGAGGAAGGGGCCAGGGGCAGGCCTCAGTGGGCAGCGGAGGGGGAGCGGGGTGGCCCTCCCCACGGGCAAGGTCCGACGTCGATCCCCAGCCGGCCAGCCTTCCTCCTCTCTGGCCCAGCAGCGAAGGTCCAGTTCGCAGCTCCAGGGCTGCCTCCTTAGCTGTGGGGTGAGGGCCTCCCGTCGCCGCTCCAGCACGGTACCGCCCAGCCACAACCCCCAACTGACTGTGGTGCCGGTCCCACCCCCGAGACTGGCCCAGACTGCTAGTGAAACGCACCTCCTGGGGACCCCCGTGCTCCTCTCTGACCTCCTGGGGAGGAacgaagaaagggaggaagagacgGGGCTTCCCGGCCTAAGGACCCCTCAGGCGGGTGGCCCTCAGCCCCCGAGCAGCAGGCCCCGGCTCCGTGTGCCCCGATGTCTGCGTCGCCGCCGAAATTCTTCCCACCTGCTCCCCGCCGACGGCATGTACGAGCGGACCATCTGGGGCCTACACGGTTACTACCGACGTCTCAGCCAGTACCGGCCCTCGGGGCAGCACCTTGTCACCGGCTCCCGAAAGGCCTCGGGCGCCTCTGCCAGCCCGCTGCTGCTGGCCCACCTGCGCCCCCTGTCCCGTAGGCGCCAAGTGGCCCTGAAACGCAAGTCAGCCGGACCAGAGGCCTGGAGTTCTCGGCTCTC GAAAGCCATCGCCAAGTCGGGTCTTCAGCATCTGGTGCCCCCAAACCCGAGCCCTGGAGCCCCATGTGGCGAGCCTGAAAGGCAGATTCGAAGCACTGTGGACTGGAGC GAAACGGCCGCCTACGGGGAGCACATCTGGTTCGAGACCAATGTGTCTGGAGACTTCTGCTATGTCGGGGAGCAGTACTGTGTGGCCAAGATGCTG AAATCCGTGTCTCGACGCAAGTGTGCCGCCTGCAAGATTGTCGTGCACATGCCTTGTATCGAGCAGCTGGACAAG ATTAACTTCCGCTGTAAGCCGTCCTTCAGGGAATCAGGGTCGAGGAATGTGCGGGAG CCAACTTTCGTTCGTCATCACTGGGTGCATCGGCGGCGGCAAGATGGCAAGTGCCGGCACTGTGGGAAG GGCTTCCAGCAGAAGTTCACCTTCCACAGTAAAGAGATCGTGGCCATCAGCTGCTCGTGGTGTAAGCAGGCG TACCACAATAAGGTGTCCTGCTTCATGATCCAGCAGATCGAGGAGCCCTGCTCCCTGGGGGCGCACGCCGCCGTGGTCATCCCCCCGACCTGGATCCTCCGGGCCCGCCGCCCCCAG AACCCCCTGAAGGTCagcaaaaagaagaagaggaCGTCCTTCAAGAGGAAGTCCAGCAAGAAGGGGCCCGAG GAGGGCCGCTGGAAGCCGTTCATCATCAAGCCTACCCCGTCCCCCCTCATGAAGCCCCTGCTGGTGTTTGTGAATCCCAAGAGCGGAGGCAATCAG GGCTCTAAGATCATTCAGTCCTTCCTCTGGTATCTCAACCCACGGCAAGTCTTTGACCTGAGCCAGGGCGGCCCCAAGGAGGC GCTGGAGCTGTACCGGAGAGTGCCCAACCTTCGGATCCTGGCGTGCGGGGGCGACGGCACG GTCGGCTGGATCCTCTCCACCCTGGACCAACTGCGCCTGAAGCCATCGCCGCCTGTTGCCATTCTGCCCCTGGGCACCGGCAACGATCTCGCCCGGACCCTCAACTGGGGCGGA GGCTACACGGATGAGCCGGTGTCCAAGATCCTTTCCCACGTGGAGGAGGGAAACGTGGTGCAGCTGGACCGCTGGGACCTGAGAGCGGAGCCCAATCCCGAGGCCGGGCCTGACGAGCGGGACGAGGGCGCGACCGACAGG CTGCCCCTGGACGTCTTCAACAACTACTTCAGCCTCGGCTTTGATGCCCACGTCACCCTGGAGTTCCACGAGTCTCGAG AGGCCAATCCAGAAAAGTTCAACAGCCGCTTTCGGAACAAGATGTTCTATGCCGGG ACAGCGTTCTCCGACTTCCTGATGGGCAGCTCCAAAGACTTGGCCAAGCATATCCGGGTGGTG TGCGACGGCACAGACCTGACCCCCAAGATCCAGGACCTGAAGCCCCAGTGCATCGTCTTCCTCAACATCCCCAG GTATTGTGCGGGCACCATGCCCTGGGGCCACCCCGGGGAGCACCACGACTTTGAGCCGCAGAGGCACGATGACGGCTACCTCGAGGTCATCGGCTTCACCATGACGTCGCTG GCTGCGCTCCAGGTGGGCGGCCACGGGGAGCGCCTGACTCAGTGCCGGGAGGTGGTGCTCACGACGGCCAAGGCCATCCCGGTGCAGGTGGATGGGGAGCCCTGCAAGCTGTCTGCTTCGTGCATCCGCATCGCCCTGCGCAATCAGGCCACCATGGTGCAGAAGGCCAAACGGAGGAGCTCCGTCCCCCTGCGCAGCGA TCAGCAGCCCGTCCCCGAGCAGCTTCGGATCCAGCTTCGCCGGGTCAGCATGCACGACTACGAGGCCCTGCACTACGACAAGGACAAGCTCAAGGAGGCCT CCGTGCCACTGGGCACCGTGGTGGTGCCAGGGGACAGCGACCTGGAGCTCTGCCGGACCCACATCGAGAGGCTGCAGCAGGGG GAAGCCAACGGAGCAGGAGCCAAGGCTTCATCAGGCCCCGCACTGTCATCCAAGTGGTGTTTCCTGGATG CAACCACGGCCAACCGATTCTACCGGATCGACCGGGCCCAA GAACACCTCAACTATGTGACGGAGATTGCTCAGGATGAACTCTATGTCTTGGACCCAGAGCTGCTGGGCACACCTGCCAGGCCAGACCTTGAGGCCCCCCAAACCCCCGGCCCCCCATCTCCACCACCCTCTTCCCCCAGGCCCAG GCCAGAGCGAGGGGATGCTCTGCCCCCAAAAG GGGAAGGCTTGATAGAAGCTGCTGAGAGCAACGACTTCTGCAAG TTCCAGGAGCTGCACAGGGCAGGGGGGGACCTCATGCTCCGGGACGCGCGGGGCCGCACGCTCTTGCACCTGGCAGTGGGAGCTGGGAGCAAGGAGATCGTCCGCTACCTCCTGGACCATG CCCCCACAGAAATCCTGGACGCTGTGGAGGAGAA CGGGGAGACGTCCCTCCATCAGGCAGCCGCCCTGCGCCAGCGCACCATCTGCCACTACATCGTGGAGGCCGGAGCCTCACTCATGAAGACTGACCTGCAG GGTGACACGCCGAGGCAGCGGGCAGAGAAGGCCCAGGACACGGAGCTGGCCGCCTACCTAGAGAACCGCCAGCACTACCAGATGATCCAGAGGGAGGATCAGGAGACGGCCGTGTAG